The region TGGGAGGAGGTCAGACTGTGGTGGCAGTGACACCGGCGCAGTTGACGCTGGCTCCGCCGGGGCAGCAGCTCATGAGCAGCGGGCCGCAGACCACGGTGGTGCAGCAGCAGTTGGTGCAGCCGCACCAGCACCCGGCGCCGCAGTTCACGCAGCAGCAGCACCTGCAGCAGTCCGCGCAGCACCTGGCGGCTCAGCAGTCTGCCCAGCACTTGGCGGTGCAGCAGTCCGCGCAGCACCTGGCGGACCTGCAGTCCTCGCAGCACCTGGCGCAGTCGCAGCAGCTGGTGCACCAGACCTCCACGCAGCAGATCACCATCTCCAGCACCAGCCAGCCCCTGCAGCTGCCCAACTCGCAGGCGCAGACCATTACCTTCCCAATCATATCTCAGAGCATTTTGCCTcattaaattgaattttaGTTGTGTGACAATGATAAATACTTGCATTAGTTGAGAATGTTGATCTTGCTAATTTATGTGATATTACTGGATAATTAATGGTAGCTTGCTCTTAATgaatgttattaatttatgataGTTCAAGCAGGGACATTGATCATTTTACGAGTATGTAATGTGTAAGGCAAAGTCCCTATGCAAGTATTGTATACGATAATGTATGTAATAATGATACCATGAGCCTGATTTAAAATGTTATCATTATAACAGTAATTTAAGTTATGCACTAAGTAGTAATtactataggtatttttttagaataaaataatcagCTATGACTAATTTATACACTTTTATTTGTTATATATTACTTTTACAAGTCTCTCCTTTACAAGGGTTTATATGTAACATTCTCTCTAACATAACAATCATTCCTTTTATAGCGCAACATCTTTCCGTGCACCCCCACCACAAAGTTCCCCCTCTTGTCGAACGCTACCGCTGATGCGCTCCCGGGAATATGATCAACCTTAATAATTTGCCTGctcttatttatgtaaaacaaatTGTGGCTGGCAACAAACACCAAGTCCTTATAAAACGTTATTTGAGCGACTCCGCTATACTTCACTTCTCCCATGAAGGTACACCGTGAAGGTTGAAGAGAGAATGAAGGCAACATGAATAGTACTCCTtttttgatgtaatagaaATTGTTTTTGTCATCTATAGCCAGTTCGCTGAAGCCTTGTAGTAGGTTGTAGGGTATTTTCTTCACGCCATCCAGGATGTAAAGTTGTTCGTATCCGTTAAAGCTTTCGGTTACATACTTGTTGCCATCCTTGTCTATGAAGATCATGTCTACCTTCAGTCCGGGGCTGGAGTCGAGCTCGGCTCTATGTGAGGCGTAGTTGTACTTGTAGATGCCCCGTGCGGTGCCGAAGTATACGTCTGAGTATAACTTGTCCACTGCTACGGAGTAACTGCGGCCGGGTGGCAACCCTGGGTGTAAGGTTGAACATGAGGTATGATGAAGAGAGGATAACAATATCTAAAGAAGATGGGATAGAGTACAGAGCAATggataagtatgtacttagtcTGGGACTGAGAAATCTGACCCCTAAAGTAGCATTATCAGTGTGAGAGCGCTCAGGTTTCTGTTGTCCAGTAAGGGCGTCCGTTGAGCCATTTTGGATATGTTCCTTGTTTGCGGCcataaattaaatagaaaCTTACCTTGTACTTTCACAGGCATATCTGCGTTAGCTTCCAGGATATACACATCGAATACGACGCCCTTGTCGCCGCGTCCCCTCGCCACGTAGAACAAGTTGCCGAAGATGTCATAGTGAGCGTCGACTGGCGTGGCGTCCCCAATGTCGATGG is a window of Plutella xylostella chromosome 17, ilPluXylo3.1, whole genome shotgun sequence DNA encoding:
- the LOC105388744 gene encoding uncharacterized protein LOC105388744; its protein translation is MKLIILGIVLTLWGCNGFDIPHDVCHYRVKIENDHYNMSRAIDIGDATPVDAHYDIFGNLFYVARGRGDKGVVFDVYILEANADMPVKVQGLPPGRSYSVAVDKLYSDVYFGTARGIYKYNYASHRAELDSSPGLKVDMIFIDKDGNKYVTESFNGYEQLYILDGVKKIPYNLLQGFSELAIDDKNNFYYIKKGVLFMLPSFSLQPSRCTFMGEVKYSGVAQITFYKDLVFVASHNLFYINKSRQIIKVDHIPGSASAVAFDKRGNFVVGVHGKMLRYKRNDCYVRENVTYKPL